From Acidovorax sp. FHTAMBA, one genomic window encodes:
- the rpmB gene encoding 50S ribosomal protein L28, giving the protein MARVCDVTGKKPMVGNNVSHANNKTKRRFLPNLQYRRFWVETENRWVRLRVSSAALRLIDKNGIDSVLADLRARGQA; this is encoded by the coding sequence ATGGCACGCGTCTGCGACGTAACGGGCAAGAAGCCCATGGTCGGGAACAACGTTTCCCACGCCAACAACAAAACCAAGCGCCGGTTCCTGCCGAACCTGCAATACCGCCGTTTCTGGGTCGAGACCGAAAACCGCTGGGTTCGCCTGCGCGTTTCGAGCGCTGCACTGCGTTTGATCGACAAGAACGGTATCGACTCGGTGCTCGCAGACCTGCGCGCCCGTGGCCAGGCTTAA
- the lolA gene encoding outer membrane lipoprotein chaperone LolA, whose product MKKTVTAILIAASATLASADGLKSLESFMKGTQTGKADFTQTVTSPPKDGQTARTKTSSGSFEFQRPGRFKFTYKKPFEQTIVADGQTLWLYDVDLNQVTQRSQSQALGSTPAALLASAPDLSALKAEFTLEAAPEQDGLQWVQASPKTKDGQLKSVRVGFAGEQLAALDILDSFGQRSLIRFNGMQANAALPASTFQFKPPAGADVVKQ is encoded by the coding sequence TTGAAAAAGACAGTTACTGCAATTTTGATAGCTGCCAGCGCAACGCTGGCAAGCGCTGACGGCCTGAAAAGCCTGGAATCCTTCATGAAGGGCACCCAGACAGGCAAGGCGGACTTCACCCAGACTGTGACTTCGCCCCCCAAGGACGGTCAGACTGCGCGCACCAAGACGTCGAGCGGAAGTTTTGAGTTTCAGCGCCCCGGGCGTTTCAAGTTCACCTACAAGAAGCCGTTTGAGCAGACCATCGTGGCCGACGGCCAGACCCTGTGGCTGTATGACGTGGACCTGAACCAGGTCACCCAGCGCTCGCAGTCCCAGGCCCTGGGCAGCACGCCCGCCGCGCTGCTGGCGTCGGCGCCCGACCTGTCGGCGCTCAAGGCCGAGTTCACGCTGGAAGCCGCGCCGGAGCAGGATGGACTGCAGTGGGTGCAGGCCAGCCCCAAAACGAAAGACGGCCAGCTCAAGAGCGTGCGCGTGGGCTTTGCGGGTGAGCAACTGGCGGCCCTCGACATTCTGGACAGCTTTGGCCAGCGCTCCCTGATTCGTTTCAATGGCATGCAGGCCAACGCAGCGCTGCCCGCCAGCACCTTCCAGTTCAAGCCGCCCGCTGGAGCGGATGTGGTGAAACAGTAA
- a CDS encoding cyclic nucleotide-binding domain-containing protein, producing MSTMLSNLDLLRRVPLFSLITVNQAEVISGAVIKCRFKRGEALVEQGHKSNALFILLTGRARVMTSDSRGREVILATLSQGDYLGEMSIIDNEPHSATVRAEVQTDVLMLGRAEFARCLAENASMSLVVMRGLVKRLRHADRKIESLALLDVYGRVAHALLDFAIPDAQGQLIIKEKISRQDLAKMVGASREMVSRVMKDLEERGFIEALPSGATMLKERLNALG from the coding sequence ATGTCCACGATGTTGTCCAACCTCGACCTGCTGCGCCGGGTGCCGCTGTTTTCACTTATCACGGTCAATCAGGCCGAGGTGATCAGTGGTGCGGTGATCAAGTGCCGCTTCAAGCGCGGCGAGGCGCTGGTGGAGCAGGGGCACAAGTCCAATGCCCTGTTCATCCTGCTCACGGGGCGCGCCCGGGTCATGACATCGGACAGCCGGGGGCGCGAGGTGATCCTTGCCACCCTTTCGCAGGGCGACTACCTGGGCGAGATGAGCATCATCGACAACGAACCCCACTCGGCCACCGTGCGCGCCGAGGTACAGACCGATGTGCTCATGTTGGGACGCGCGGAATTTGCGCGGTGCCTGGCGGAGAACGCCTCCATGTCGCTGGTGGTGATGCGGGGGCTGGTCAAACGGCTGCGCCACGCCGACCGCAAGATCGAGTCGCTGGCATTGCTGGACGTCTATGGCCGCGTGGCCCACGCCCTGCTGGATTTCGCCATTCCAGACGCCCAGGGCCAGCTCATCATCAAGGAAAAGATATCCCGGCAGGATCTGGCCAAGATGGTGGGCGCCTCGCGCGAGATGGTGAGCCGGGTCATGAAGGACTTGGAAGAGCGCGGATTCATCGAAGCCCTGCCCAGTGGCGCCACCATGCTCAAGGAGCGGTTGAACGCGCTGGGCTAG
- the trxB gene encoding thioredoxin-disulfide reductase yields MSTTQHAKVLILGSGPAGYTAAVYAARANLNPVLITGMAQGGQLMTTTEVDNWPADVHGVQGPDLMQRFLEHAERFKTQIIFDHINKVDFSKRPFTLTGDSGTYTCDSLIIATGASAKYLGLPSEEAFMGKGVSGCATCDGFFYRDQDVCVVGGGNTAVEEALYLSNIARKVTLVHRRDKFKAEPILVDKLNDKVAAGKIELKLFNTLDEVLGDNTGVTGIRIKSTKDGSTEEIKLQGCFIAIGHAPNTEIFQGQLEMENGYIITQGGLKGFATQTSVPGVFAAGDVQDHVYRQAITSAGTGCMAALDAQRFLEQES; encoded by the coding sequence ATGTCCACCACCCAACACGCGAAAGTTCTGATCCTGGGCTCTGGCCCTGCGGGCTACACCGCAGCGGTTTATGCCGCGCGCGCCAACCTGAACCCGGTGCTGATCACCGGTATGGCCCAGGGCGGCCAGCTGATGACCACGACCGAGGTCGACAACTGGCCCGCCGACGTGCACGGCGTGCAGGGCCCGGACCTGATGCAGCGCTTTCTGGAGCACGCGGAGCGCTTCAAGACCCAGATCATCTTCGATCACATCAACAAGGTCGATTTCAGCAAGCGCCCCTTCACCCTCACCGGCGACAGCGGCACGTACACCTGCGACTCACTCATCATTGCCACGGGCGCCTCTGCCAAGTATCTGGGCCTGCCCTCGGAAGAAGCCTTCATGGGCAAGGGCGTATCCGGCTGCGCCACCTGCGACGGTTTCTTCTACCGCGACCAGGACGTGTGCGTGGTGGGCGGCGGCAATACGGCGGTGGAAGAAGCGCTGTACCTCTCGAACATCGCCCGCAAGGTAACCCTGGTGCACCGCCGCGACAAGTTCAAGGCCGAACCCATCTTGGTGGACAAGCTCAATGACAAGGTCGCAGCGGGCAAGATCGAACTCAAGCTGTTCAACACGCTCGATGAAGTGCTGGGCGACAACACCGGCGTGACGGGCATCCGCATCAAGAGCACCAAGGACGGCAGTACCGAAGAGATCAAGCTGCAAGGCTGCTTCATCGCCATTGGCCACGCGCCCAACACTGAAATCTTCCAGGGCCAGCTGGAGATGGAAAACGGCTACATCATCACCCAGGGCGGCCTCAAGGGATTTGCCACGCAAACCAGCGTGCCAGGGGTGTTTGCTGCGGGCGATGTGCAGGACCATGTGTACCGCCAGGCCATCACCAGCGCAGGCACGGGCTGCATGGCTGCACTGGACGCCCAGCGCTTTCTGGAACAAGAGTCTTGA
- the purN gene encoding phosphoribosylglycinamide formyltransferase encodes MKNIVILISGGGSNMATIVRTAQQEHWEQRYGARVAAVISNKPDAGGLVFAREQGIATEVLDHKAFASREAFDAELAATIDRHQPALVVLAGFMRILTPGFVAHYAGRLINIHPSLLPAFTGLHTHQRAIDAGCKFAGVTVHQVTAELDVGPILDQAVVPVLPGDTAEALAARVLTQEHVIYPRAVRALVQVL; translated from the coding sequence ATGAAGAACATCGTCATTCTGATCTCTGGCGGTGGCTCCAACATGGCCACCATCGTGCGTACCGCACAACAGGAGCACTGGGAGCAGCGCTACGGCGCCCGCGTCGCGGCCGTCATCAGCAACAAGCCCGATGCTGGCGGGCTGGTGTTTGCGCGGGAGCAGGGCATTGCCACGGAGGTACTCGACCACAAGGCCTTTGCCAGCCGCGAAGCGTTTGATGCCGAGTTGGCCGCCACCATCGACCGCCACCAGCCCGCCCTGGTGGTGCTGGCCGGTTTCATGCGCATCCTGACGCCAGGTTTTGTGGCTCATTACGCCGGGCGGCTCATCAACATCCACCCTTCGTTGCTGCCCGCTTTTACCGGGCTGCACACGCACCAGCGCGCCATCGATGCGGGCTGCAAGTTTGCGGGCGTGACGGTGCACCAGGTGACGGCAGAGCTGGATGTGGGCCCCATCCTGGACCAGGCCGTGGTGCCGGTGCTGCCGGGCGACACGGCCGAGGCGCTGGCCGCCCGGGTGCTGACGCAGGAGCATGTGATCTACCCCCGCGCCGTGCGGGCGCTGGTGCAGGTGCTGTGA
- a CDS encoding fatty acid desaturase — protein sequence MLLPDWAVLNAAIDWLGHGLWDLTWWQIVLYTLATTHITIAAVTIFLHRAQAHRALDLHAIPSHFFRFWLWIGTGMVTKEWVAIHRKHHAKCETVDDPHSPQTRGLDTVMWRGAELYRAESKNMETIKKFGHGTPDDWMERNVYTRYGWQGVGLMLILNLALFGALGAAVWAVQMLWIPFWAAGVVNGVGHYWGYRNFEAQDASTNLSPWGIIIGGEELHNNHHTYPTAAKFSVKPYEFDIGWLYISLMKKIGWATVKKVPPKLQLGDVKPVADEKTLEALIANRYEVMAGYARGVRKACKDEIAALQARQADASVLKAAKRWLHRDVEKVPVVALPQLAQARAAHPALDKMVTMREELRQLWLNTSQSREQLTADLQAWCRRAEDSGIAALRDFSIRLRAARV from the coding sequence ATGTTGTTACCCGATTGGGCGGTACTGAATGCTGCCATTGACTGGCTGGGGCATGGGTTGTGGGACCTGACCTGGTGGCAGATCGTTCTGTATACCCTTGCCACCACCCATATCACCATTGCAGCGGTCACGATCTTCCTGCACCGCGCGCAGGCCCACCGGGCGTTGGATCTGCACGCCATCCCTTCGCATTTCTTCCGCTTCTGGCTGTGGATTGGGACCGGCATGGTCACCAAGGAATGGGTGGCCATCCATCGCAAGCACCACGCCAAGTGTGAAACCGTGGACGATCCTCACAGCCCCCAGACCCGCGGCCTGGATACCGTGATGTGGCGCGGCGCCGAGCTGTACCGCGCGGAGTCCAAGAACATGGAAACCATCAAGAAGTTCGGCCACGGCACGCCCGACGACTGGATGGAGCGCAACGTGTACACCCGCTATGGCTGGCAGGGCGTGGGTCTCATGCTGATTCTCAATCTCGCCCTGTTCGGTGCTTTGGGTGCTGCTGTCTGGGCGGTGCAGATGCTCTGGATCCCATTCTGGGCGGCCGGTGTGGTCAATGGTGTGGGCCACTACTGGGGCTACCGCAATTTTGAAGCGCAGGATGCCAGCACCAACCTGTCGCCTTGGGGCATCATCATTGGTGGCGAAGAGCTGCACAACAACCACCACACGTACCCCACGGCTGCCAAGTTCTCGGTCAAGCCGTATGAATTTGACATTGGCTGGCTGTACATCAGCCTCATGAAGAAAATCGGCTGGGCCACGGTGAAGAAGGTGCCGCCCAAGCTGCAACTGGGCGATGTGAAGCCCGTGGCCGATGAAAAGACGCTGGAAGCGTTGATTGCCAACCGCTACGAAGTGATGGCGGGCTACGCGCGCGGCGTGCGCAAAGCCTGCAAGGACGAGATTGCCGCGCTGCAGGCCCGTCAGGCTGATGCCTCGGTGCTCAAGGCTGCCAAACGCTGGCTGCACCGCGATGTCGAGAAAGTCCCGGTGGTGGCGCTTCCCCAGCTGGCCCAGGCCCGAGCTGCGCACCCTGCGCTCGACAAGATGGTGACCATGCGTGAGGAACTGCGCCAGTTGTGGTTGAACACGTCGCAATCACGCGAGCAGCTCACGGCGGACCTGCAGGCATGGTGCCGCCGGGCCGAAGACAGTGGTATTGCGGCCCTGCGTGATTTCTCCATCAGGCTGCGTGCTGCACGCGTCTGA
- a CDS encoding RsmB/NOP family class I SAM-dependent RNA methyltransferase, which translates to MHPKVLLDACAELIRLTLTFEHPADAVVSRFFRDNRGLGPRERATLAETVYTVLRKKLLFDHMAPSGSGPKERRLAILGFHGPRDFLKSALTDQEKNWLDQCDAVTVDDLMERHRHNLPEWLVKPLKDQLGDGFWPLVESLAQSAPLDLRVNALKDKRADVQKELAKAGIKASPTPYSPWGLRIDDKPALTKLDAFTRGAIEVQDEGSQLLALLLDAKRGEMVVDFCAGAGGKTLAIGAGMRSTGRLYAFDVSAHRLDALKPRLARSGLSNVHPAAIAHERDDRVKRLAGKIDRVLVDAPCSGLGTLRRNPDLKWRQSPKSIEELVAKQTAILDSAARLLKPGGRLVYATCSILPQENEAIAEAFSASHPDFELQDAGGLLEQLKVEGAKGLCSGGESGTVYLRLWPHVHQTDGFFAAIWCKKS; encoded by the coding sequence ATGCATCCCAAAGTTCTTCTCGACGCCTGCGCCGAACTGATCAGGCTCACCCTCACGTTTGAACACCCCGCCGATGCGGTGGTGTCACGATTTTTCCGCGACAACCGGGGCCTGGGCCCCCGCGAGCGGGCCACGCTGGCCGAAACGGTCTACACCGTGCTGCGCAAAAAGCTGCTGTTCGACCACATGGCGCCCTCGGGCTCGGGGCCCAAGGAGCGCCGCCTGGCCATCCTGGGCTTTCACGGCCCCCGCGACTTCCTCAAGAGCGCACTGACCGACCAGGAAAAGAACTGGCTCGACCAGTGCGACGCCGTCACGGTCGATGATCTGATGGAACGCCACCGCCACAACCTGCCCGAATGGCTGGTCAAGCCCCTCAAGGACCAGCTGGGCGACGGCTTCTGGCCCCTGGTGGAGAGCCTGGCGCAGAGCGCACCGCTGGATTTGCGCGTCAATGCCCTCAAAGACAAGCGTGCCGACGTGCAAAAGGAGCTCGCCAAGGCCGGTATCAAGGCCAGCCCCACGCCGTATTCGCCCTGGGGCCTGCGCATTGATGACAAGCCTGCGCTGACCAAGCTGGATGCATTCACGCGCGGTGCCATCGAGGTGCAAGATGAAGGCTCGCAGCTGCTTGCGCTGCTGCTGGACGCCAAGCGTGGCGAGATGGTGGTGGATTTTTGTGCCGGTGCTGGCGGCAAGACACTGGCCATCGGGGCCGGCATGCGCAGCACGGGGCGCCTGTATGCGTTTGATGTGTCGGCGCACCGTCTGGATGCCCTAAAACCGCGTCTCGCCCGCAGCGGCCTGTCGAACGTGCACCCCGCGGCCATTGCCCACGAGCGTGATGACCGCGTCAAGCGGCTGGCGGGCAAGATCGACCGCGTGCTGGTGGACGCGCCGTGTTCGGGCCTGGGAACGCTGCGCCGCAATCCCGACCTCAAATGGCGCCAGTCGCCCAAATCCATCGAAGAGCTGGTGGCCAAGCAGACCGCCATTCTGGACAGCGCAGCGCGCCTGCTCAAGCCGGGCGGCCGCTTGGTATATGCCACCTGCAGCATCCTGCCGCAGGAAAACGAGGCGATTGCCGAGGCGTTCAGTGCGTCGCACCCTGACTTTGAACTGCAGGATGCTGGTGGTTTGCTGGAGCAGCTCAAGGTCGAAGGCGCCAAGGGGCTGTGCAGTGGCGGCGAATCCGGCACTGTTTATCTGCGCCTTTGGCCCCATGTGCACCAGACAGATGGGTTCTTTGCCGCAATATGGTGCAAAAAGAGCTGA
- a CDS encoding DUF1653 domain-containing protein, translated as MTDDDLPELIRTPPGLYCHYKGMLYEVIDTVRHSETLEPMTLYRALYGQRGLWVRPAAMFLERVSVEGQMRPRFERCDDVGPD; from the coding sequence ATGACCGACGACGACTTGCCCGAACTCATCCGCACTCCGCCCGGCCTGTACTGCCACTACAAGGGCATGCTGTACGAGGTGATTGACACCGTGCGCCACAGCGAGACGCTGGAGCCCATGACGCTGTACCGCGCGCTGTATGGCCAGCGGGGGCTGTGGGTGCGGCCCGCCGCCATGTTTCTCGAACGGGTGTCTGTGGAGGGTCAGATGCGCCCCCGCTTTGAGCGGTGCGACGATGTCGGCCCGGACTGA
- the rpmG gene encoding 50S ribosomal protein L33, with product MASKGGRDKIKLESTAGTGHFYTTTKNKKTMPEKMLIMKFDPKARKHVEYKEMKLK from the coding sequence ATGGCAAGCAAAGGCGGACGCGACAAGATCAAGCTGGAATCCACTGCGGGTACCGGCCACTTCTACACCACGACGAAGAACAAGAAGACCATGCCCGAGAAGATGCTGATCATGAAATTTGATCCCAAGGCTCGCAAGCATGTGGAATACAAGGAAATGAAGCTGAAGTAA
- a CDS encoding DNA translocase FtsK 4TM domain-containing protein — protein sequence MTYSLNTLNASSAAKSPPRTGAARFGHEIGLVVGLLALVFWLLALVSYSAQDAAWSTSGGSDSRMVANWAGRFGAWLADGSYFALGFSVWWCVAAGVRAWLSSLARWMRGGETAAGAASPMARRSVFWLGLVVLMCSSTALEWSRLYRFESFLPGHAGGVLGYVTGPASVKWLGFTGSGLLAIVLAVLGAALVFRFSWGHVAEFLGARIDALVQSRLARREVAKDVAVGRKAAREREVVVLEERTESEVHHPQPIQIIEPVLVDVPQSTRVVKERQKPLFTEMPDSKLPLVDLLDGPLQRQETVAPETLEMTSRLIEKKLKDFGVEVRVVAAMPGPVITRYEIEPATGVKGSQIVGLAKDLARSLSLVSIRVVETIPGKNFMALELPNAKRQSIRLSEILGSQVYHEAKSMLTMGLGKDIVGNPVVADLAKMPHVLVAGTTGSGKSVGINAMILSLLYKAEARDVRLLMIDPKMLEMSVYEGIPHLLAPVVTDMKQAAHGLNWCVAEMERRYKLMSKLGVRNLAGYNVKIDEAKAREEFIYNPFSLTPEEPEPLQRLPHIVVIIDELADLMMVVGKKIEELIARLAQKARAAGIHLILATQRPSVDVITGLIKANIPTRIAFSVGSKIDSRTILDQMGAEALLGMGDMLYMASGTGLPIRVHGAFVSDEEVHRVVSYLKEQGEPDYIEGVLEGGTVDGDGDLTGDGGNGEGGEKDPMYDQAVEVVLKDRKASISYVQRKLRIGYNRSARLLEDMEKAGLVSGLTTSGQREVLVPARSE from the coding sequence ATGACCTATTCCCTCAATACCCTGAACGCATCGTCCGCGGCCAAGTCGCCGCCCCGCACGGGCGCTGCCCGTTTTGGCCATGAAATTGGCCTAGTGGTGGGCCTGCTGGCCCTGGTTTTCTGGCTGCTGGCGCTGGTGAGCTATTCCGCGCAGGACGCGGCCTGGTCCACGTCGGGGGGCAGTGATTCCCGCATGGTGGCGAACTGGGCGGGCCGCTTTGGCGCCTGGCTGGCGGATGGCAGCTACTTTGCTCTGGGCTTTTCGGTGTGGTGGTGCGTGGCTGCGGGCGTGCGTGCCTGGCTGTCGTCGCTGGCGCGCTGGATGCGCGGCGGCGAGACCGCCGCAGGCGCGGCAAGCCCGATGGCCCGCCGGTCCGTCTTCTGGCTGGGCCTTGTGGTGTTGATGTGCTCCAGCACGGCGCTGGAGTGGTCCCGCTTGTACCGCTTTGAATCATTTTTGCCCGGCCATGCGGGCGGTGTGCTGGGTTACGTCACCGGGCCCGCAAGCGTGAAATGGCTGGGTTTCACCGGTTCGGGTCTGTTGGCCATCGTGCTGGCGGTGCTGGGCGCCGCGCTGGTCTTCCGCTTTTCGTGGGGCCACGTGGCCGAGTTTTTGGGTGCGCGCATCGATGCACTTGTGCAGTCGCGCCTGGCCCGGCGCGAGGTGGCCAAGGACGTGGCAGTGGGCCGCAAGGCGGCGCGTGAGCGCGAGGTGGTGGTGCTGGAGGAGCGCACCGAGAGCGAAGTGCACCACCCCCAGCCCATCCAGATCATCGAACCGGTGCTGGTGGACGTGCCCCAGAGCACCCGCGTGGTGAAGGAGCGCCAGAAACCCCTGTTCACCGAGATGCCCGACAGCAAGCTCCCGCTGGTGGATTTACTGGATGGCCCGCTGCAGCGCCAGGAAACCGTGGCCCCCGAGACGCTGGAGATGACCAGCCGCCTCATCGAAAAAAAGCTCAAGGACTTTGGCGTGGAAGTGCGCGTGGTCGCGGCCATGCCCGGCCCTGTGATCACCCGCTACGAGATCGAGCCCGCAACAGGCGTGAAGGGCTCGCAGATCGTGGGCCTGGCCAAGGACCTGGCGCGTTCGCTCAGTCTCGTCTCGATCCGCGTGGTGGAGACCATCCCCGGCAAGAATTTCATGGCGCTGGAGCTGCCCAACGCCAAGCGCCAGTCCATCCGCCTGTCCGAAATTCTGGGATCGCAGGTCTACCACGAGGCCAAGAGCATGCTCACCATGGGCCTGGGCAAGGACATCGTCGGGAACCCGGTGGTGGCAGATCTCGCCAAGATGCCACACGTGCTGGTGGCAGGGACCACGGGTTCGGGCAAGTCGGTGGGGATCAACGCCATGATCCTGTCGCTGCTCTACAAGGCCGAAGCGCGCGATGTGCGCCTGTTGATGATCGACCCCAAGATGCTGGAAATGTCGGTGTACGAAGGCATCCCGCACCTGCTGGCGCCCGTGGTCACCGACATGAAGCAGGCCGCCCACGGCCTGAACTGGTGCGTGGCCGAGATGGAGCGGCGCTACAAGCTCATGTCCAAGCTGGGCGTGCGCAACCTGGCGGGCTACAACGTCAAGATCGACGAAGCCAAGGCGCGCGAGGAGTTCATCTACAACCCCTTCAGCCTGACGCCCGAAGAGCCCGAACCGCTGCAGCGCCTGCCGCACATCGTGGTCATCATCGACGAGCTGGCCGACCTGATGATGGTGGTGGGCAAGAAGATCGAAGAGCTGATCGCCCGCCTCGCGCAAAAGGCTCGCGCTGCCGGCATCCACCTGATCCTGGCCACCCAGCGCCCCAGCGTCGACGTGATCACGGGGCTGATCAAGGCCAACATTCCCACCCGCATCGCGTTCTCGGTTGGCTCCAAGATCGACAGCCGCACCATCCTCGACCAGATGGGCGCTGAAGCGCTGCTGGGCATGGGCGACATGCTCTACATGGCCAGCGGCACGGGCCTGCCCATTCGGGTGCATGGCGCCTTCGTGTCAGACGAGGAAGTACACCGTGTCGTCAGTTACCTCAAGGAACAAGGGGAGCCGGACTACATCGAGGGCGTGCTCGAGGGTGGAACTGTGGATGGCGACGGCGATCTGACCGGGGACGGCGGCAATGGCGAAGGTGGTGAGAAAGACCCCATGTACGACCAGGCCGTCGAAGTGGTGCTCAAGGACCGCAAGGCCAGCATCTCGTACGTGCAGCGCAAGCTGCGCATTGGCTACAACCGCTCGGCGCGGCTGCTGGAAGACATGGAAAAGGCCGGCCTTGTCAGTGGCCTGACCACCAGCGGCCAGCGCGAAGTGCTGGTTCCCGCGCGCAGCGAATGA
- a CDS encoding M48 family metalloprotease: protein MDQADFVHLVRMSEHASADNSRAYRRSVAAFAALGYVWVLGCLGLAAGILLWVVPQMLQGRFRFAMVWLLLGAAGLLWISLRALWVRFDAPEGVEITALEAPELFEALERIRRKIKGPPIHKVTLNDEFNASIQQLPKYGLLGGAVNHLSIGLPLLMALDRPRFLAVLAHEYGHLRGDHGRFAAWIYRTRQSWMRLNHSLADDEGPVAAATQAFMRWYFPRFSAKTFALARQDEYEADRIAGKLLGRDVTAAALAEIEIRGAALQAEFWGNHWCAAAGNPLPVGPYRGMRRYLAQAPDAAFANDALRQALKRLSSVDDTHPGLRDRIEALDATPTLPDWSRGNALALLGEDAKRWIKHFDKQWCRDNATEWKQHHAWLGRVRARADALVAMVAQASAADLVELARLKRHLDPHADVRALYEMALERSPEYAPALCGLVRCLPEDDRDGKLKLVHRVWEAGSNDRYWAARTALAELETPRLGLDHDAAAFKQWRKRLERAQESEERAWEELSGTSFFSQIARHDLSPFELAELQSELARCAPLTRCWLVRKNLREHPQRRAYLVFVELPGMDDESRYHLCRALERNLSLPGPALALWAGESPTLKEIQRYAFDPIHTR from the coding sequence GTGGATCAGGCAGATTTTGTGCACCTGGTGCGCATGAGCGAGCATGCCAGCGCCGACAACAGCCGCGCATACCGCCGCAGTGTGGCCGCCTTTGCGGCGCTTGGCTACGTGTGGGTGCTGGGCTGTCTGGGGCTGGCGGCGGGCATCTTGCTGTGGGTGGTACCGCAGATGCTGCAGGGCAGGTTTCGTTTTGCGATGGTGTGGCTTCTGCTGGGGGCTGCCGGGCTGCTGTGGATCAGCCTGCGGGCCCTGTGGGTGCGCTTTGATGCCCCGGAGGGCGTGGAGATCACCGCGCTGGAGGCGCCCGAGCTGTTTGAGGCGCTGGAGCGCATCCGCCGCAAGATCAAGGGCCCGCCCATCCACAAGGTCACGCTGAACGACGAGTTCAATGCCAGCATCCAGCAGCTGCCCAAGTACGGCCTGCTGGGTGGCGCCGTCAACCACCTGAGCATTGGCCTGCCTTTGCTGATGGCGCTGGACCGGCCGCGTTTTCTCGCCGTGCTGGCGCACGAGTATGGCCATCTGCGGGGGGACCATGGCCGGTTTGCGGCCTGGATTTACCGCACGCGCCAGTCGTGGATGCGGCTGAACCACAGCCTGGCCGACGACGAGGGCCCGGTGGCCGCTGCCACGCAGGCCTTCATGCGCTGGTACTTTCCTCGCTTTTCGGCCAAGACCTTTGCGCTGGCCCGCCAGGACGAATACGAGGCTGACCGCATTGCGGGCAAGCTCTTGGGCCGCGATGTGACCGCCGCCGCACTGGCCGAAATCGAAATCCGGGGCGCCGCACTGCAGGCAGAGTTCTGGGGCAACCACTGGTGCGCAGCCGCTGGCAACCCGTTGCCGGTGGGCCCGTATCGCGGCATGCGCCGCTACCTCGCGCAAGCGCCAGACGCGGCCTTTGCCAACGACGCATTGCGCCAGGCGCTCAAACGCCTGAGCAGTGTGGACGACACCCACCCCGGCCTGCGCGACCGTATCGAAGCGCTGGATGCCACGCCCACGCTGCCAGACTGGTCCCGCGGCAACGCCCTTGCCTTGCTGGGAGAAGATGCCAAACGGTGGATCAAACACTTCGACAAACAATGGTGTCGTGACAACGCCACCGAGTGGAAGCAGCACCACGCCTGGCTGGGCCGGGTGCGTGCACGGGCGGATGCCCTGGTGGCGATGGTGGCGCAGGCCAGTGCTGCAGATCTGGTGGAGCTGGCGCGCCTCAAGCGCCATCTGGATCCCCATGCCGATGTGCGAGCGCTGTACGAAATGGCGCTGGAGCGCAGCCCCGAATACGCGCCGGCACTGTGTGGCCTGGTGCGCTGCCTGCCCGAGGACGACCGCGACGGCAAGCTCAAGCTGGTGCACCGGGTGTGGGAGGCGGGCAGCAATGACCGCTACTGGGCCGCGCGCACCGCGCTGGCCGAGCTGGAAACGCCTCGCTTGGGGCTGGACCATGACGCTGCGGCCTTCAAGCAGTGGCGCAAGCGGCTGGAGCGCGCGCAGGAGTCCGAAGAGCGCGCCTGGGAAGAGCTGTCGGGCACTTCGTTCTTCAGCCAGATCGCGCGGCACGACCTGAGCCCCTTCGAGCTGGCCGAGCTGCAGTCCGAACTGGCCCGCTGCGCGCCGCTCACCCGCTGCTGGCTGGTGCGCAAGAACCTGCGCGAACATCCGCAGCGCCGGGCCTATCTGGTTTTTGTGGAACTGCCGGGCATGGACGATGAAAGCCGCTACCACCTGTGCCGTGCCCTGGAGCGCAATCTGAGCCTTCCCGGACCCGCACTGGCACTGTGGGCGGGTGAATCGCCCACGCTCAAGGAAATCCAGCGTTATGCGTTCGATCCGATCCATACCCGTTGA